The window CCTCACCTCTTTAGGTACGAACTGGGTCTCCTCGCTAGGCACCATCTCCATTTGCGCGACAGTACGAGCATCTATCCGAACGCGGATGTCAGCGGCAAAACTCTGCGGCCACCGACACGAACATCGTTTGCGCGTCGTTTGTCTTCGACTGGGAACCTCCGGGCGGCCGCGTTCAACTTGGCCCAAACTTGCGGGGCTTATCGGGGGGGATCGAGCGCGCTGCGTCCTGCTCCGAACCGAGAAAGATGGCCGATGTTCCGCTGCGCGAGACTTCGCATCACATTCCAGGCGGACGAGCGTGCGTGACGTGTGTGCGGGGCTCGCCGTGACGTCGGCCGCCGCCTCCCTGCGTGGCTTTAAAAGGCCAGCGGTGACAGGAAGGCAGCGAAACACACAGGTTCGTTTCAGTTGCGCGTTGAAGCCGATTTTTGAATGAATTATACCCGGATTGTCTTGTTTTACGTCCCATTTATTTTGCTTAAACGCTGAATGTAGAGCTCCTGTTTGCTAAGGCAGGCCATCAGCATCAATAATATGATTAGAttagaaataataataacagctgGCCACATCAGCCAGTCGTCCACGGTGAAATAAGACACAGGTtgacttttctttcattttaatggcGGGTTCGCGGAGGTGGGCCTGCCGGGCCTCCTCAGGGGATGATGTACTCGCAGATGTACGTTTTGAGATGGCGGCACACCTCGTCGTGCCACTTCCCCTGCGCCGCCACCGACAGAGCCACGCAGCTCTCCCTCTTGGTGCCCGTGGGCTGCTTCTTGGAGCGGTCCCAGTTGAAGAAGGTCACCGGCAGGCTGTTGACGTCCACGTACTGGCCCTCCTTCACGATGTCCGCCACCCCGATCCAAAAGTCCCTGGATCCCGGAGCGCTCCTCTTTGCGTAGTCCCTCAGTTCATTGTTTTCCAGCAGGTCCCGTGGCGTGGCCAGGGTCCCCCCCTGTGCTATGCAGTCCTCGTTCGCCTCGTGGTAGTGTTTGGCCTCCTCACTGGTCAGGTAACATTTTCTGTTCGCTTTGATGCCCCGAAGACAGACTGAAACCAAAGAAATCGTCAATATTGACCCACCATGGAGGTTTGGGGGCACTGAAATGTGGGGAACGGCACAAGAAAGAGTCCAATAATTGAAGATAGGTGGCGGGGGGGGTCTGAAAGTCTGAAAGTTCCTTTAATCccttattttatttgaattaatTCCATCTAGATGTTATAAAATATACCTGTCTGCAGCGCCTGCATCTCCTTCAGGGAGTTGACCTCCTGCCACAGCCTCTCGATCTGGGACCTGACGTcgtctccctctgcagccccACACAGaagcatccacacacacacacacacacacacacgtctggtGACCTGAGGGGCAACGACAGGTTGGCAGGACCTACATTTGTGGCTCTCGCCGGGGTTACTGACGCGGTGAAAGTGCCTTCCTGGTGCGGGGCGGACGCCCGGAGCCGAGGCGAAgcaaagagaagcag is drawn from Takifugu flavidus isolate HTHZ2018 chromosome 2, ASM371156v2, whole genome shotgun sequence and contains these coding sequences:
- the clec3a gene encoding tetranectin-like protein — its product is MARLGLPVFLLLCFSLLRLGSGRPPRTRKALSPQGDDVRSQIERLWQEVNSLKEMQALQTVCLRGIKANRKCYLTSEEAKHYHEANEDCIAQGGTLATPRDLLENNELRDYAKRSAPGSRDFWIGVADIVKEGQYVDVNSLPVTFFNWDRSKKQPTGTKRESCVALSVAAQGKWHDEVCRHLKTYICEYIIP